The proteins below come from a single Drosophila teissieri strain GT53w chromosome 3L, Prin_Dtei_1.1, whole genome shotgun sequence genomic window:
- the LOC122617454 gene encoding MICOS complex subunit MIC13 homolog QIL1 — translation MVLGLLVRGGLVAGTVYYTQKVGIWGDSAQSDKLYNDIKSELRPHVQKLEKQLPFDVPQLPRTGEMRFLAKHYYNEGVKNTFRFIHMLPCYAGRGLKKVKDTFQDFAQSPAIAGGAESSPAK, via the exons ATGGTTCTTGG ACTTCTGGTGCGCGGCGGTCTGGTGGCCGGAACCGTCTACTACACACAAAAGGTGGGCATCTGGGGCGACTCTGCCCAGTCGGACAAGCTGTACAACGATATCAAGTCGGAGCTGCGTCCGCATGTccagaagctggagaagcagCTGCCCTTCGACGTGCCCCAGCTGCCCAGAACCGGCGAGATGCGCTTCCTGGCCAAGCACTACTACAACGAGGGCGTGAAGAACACCTTCCGCTTCATCCACATGCTGCCCTGCTACGCGGGCAGGGGCCTCAAGAAGGTCAAGGACACGTTCCAGGACTTTGCCCAATCCCCAGCCATCGCCGGCGGTGCGGAGTCCAGTCCGGCGAAGTAA
- the LOC122617966 gene encoding uncharacterized protein LOC122617966, protein MAASIYATPPPDLSSEDTALSDVSNSSTLNTNRNNHTSGDNSNNPHEAAGATPTATSATTRGATGAGGVDSSSPVAHLVPAMELELEPKPAGSGANEADQLEEAEDGRKDVDAEEEAGDANMATMAAAMQLQILEALSDAAKKRRKQHNPSRLEALNLSGEPTGEVGQKKADSSTVDFEEKLSKMFLPKSIEQLKETFEMLQHQKQAEEQPETGEEAEAEAMADISESTKQRENPYHTYCKQCGESFETEFKLSLHMLQDHGEERSGDQDPADFLASIKVKLERADIPSPQQEQNMQHDLTNGHGKDLEREQEHWFQAMQAQHHPHGPQMPPAFPFPPEAALGPAGYLPLLGMSGFPGVDGLNRPPLRIFNPEAYCELCNKEFCNKYFLKTHKANKHGIFDPVGESSTSNSSSHHNNNNNSITSSNNNNSGHPNPSMSSMSQMFQLQREAQVAKQDPTPAGGASNPVASVHCDICSKRFTNIFAMRRHRAKQHEAPPAAQVSPNSQAPMQSQSHRGSPNEPPQPTIKQEMSQEAEIKPYQLPEGFREDFTLEQEELSFVPPPRKLPSHLQQQAKDSNFNPDKLRRLGVQFPDFFCELCYREYANRYFLRTHKWKRHGLFVPPEDLAPQPGGKEEAQMASAWPFMPLNLMLAKAAAATMDQQEQEREPEAETESEQPSKRIKLEQGQTPPEGYDEDKLNGSVVGLQNLQKLQSMLQQLNDINGKRPLPCHLCGLEQENQYTLRAHLMTEHAGQMQLPMPIPIPLPDQQAPHPMASLYHAQGNPQTPPAPGARSPPGCDLRCQQCDRDFATPQEFKQHIAEVHLGRNGGLSGSPLREGFFTPERPVAPSAGGPGTPAAPAGNRPPYTLTPTSSYCEICNKELCNKYFMKTHMQRMHGIEIENGAQIGGVVCNICNKELCSKYFLRVHKHNTHGIIEEGSPLPQPRGQNGVKLDAAAAAAASASQPSQAQQDQDLNVSPPTVEGSGGSSSNSAHEVCPLCSRQFRSFKWLRSHLMNEHGTAGVERLREMETTQSSTRSKPNSPTLKIPNGSGSNPGAAGAGAGNTAPNLAQALQNLNAQHLFGQMQQQQMPKMPPLPLPGMFGEQAARFKEYQCSLCPFTTPYYAFLFIHERSHALLNNGGEGMELPMETPPPQPTRSSGKSRSKSNKSVVAPPPSKSEETEPLLEPTNLSTSAPKVASRSPSTGAGSPPASSPKATSSTSPKIQRRRSTSKPPTTPNALGSTTGVHRSAATSPFEGCGDLANGTGKPASYAQPDGAEEAYQMQAFHLQPADADSEMQFAPALVYLPVRVRASESATLSFRLTPA, encoded by the coding sequence ATGGCTGCATCCATATATGCCACCCCACCGCCAGATCTGAGCAGCGAGGACACTGCTCTCTCCGACGTCTCCAACTCATCGACACTCAACACGAACAGGAACAACCACACCAGcggcgacaacagcaacaatccACATGAAGCCGCAGGAGCAACACCCACAGCCACGTCAGCCACAACCAGaggagcaacaggagcaggaggagtgGACAGCTCTTCACCCGTCGCCCACTTGGTGCCGGCAAtggagctggaactggagcCGAAGCCAGCGGGAAGCGGAGCAAATGAGGCGGACCAAttggaggaggcggaggatgGGCGcaaggatgtggatgcggaggaggaggctggCGATGCCAACATGGCCACCATGGCGGCAGCCATGCAGCTGCAGATCCTGGAGGCCCTAAGTGATGCGGCCAAGAAGCGTCGCAAGCAGCACAATCCCAGTCGCTTGGAGGCCCTCAATTTGAGTGGAGAACCCACTGGTGAAGTGGGTCAAAAGAAAGCAGACTCCTCCACCGTGGACttcgaggagaagttgtcgaAGATGTTCCTACCCAAGTCGATTGAGCAGCTCAAGGAGACCTTCGAAATGCTGCAGCACCAGAAGCAAGCGGAGGAGCAACCGGAAACGGGAGAggaagcggaagcggaagcCATGGCAGACATATCAGAATCCACCAAGCAGCGCGAAAACCCATACCACACTTACTGCAAGCAGTGCGGCGAGAGTTTCGAGACCGAGTTCAAGTTGAGCCTGCACATGCTGCAGGATCACGGCGAGGAAAGGTCCGGCGATCAGGATCCCGCTGACTTCCTGGCCTCCATCAAGGTGAAGCTGGAGCGCGCCGACATTCCCAGtccgcagcaggagcagaataTGCAGCACGACCTTACCAATGGTCATGGCAAGGACTtggagcgggagcaggagcactGGTTCCAGGCCATGCAGGCGCAGCATCACCCACACGGGCCACAAATGCCGCCTGCCTTTCCCTTTCCACCAGAGGCAGCCTTGGGACCAGCGGGCTACCTGCCACTGCTCGGCATGTCCGGGTTTCCAGGCGTGGATGGCCTGAACCGCCCTCCACTGAGGATCTTCAATCCCGAGGCCTACTGCGAGCTGTGCAACAAGGAGTTCTGCAACAAGTACTTCCTCAAGACGCACAAGGCCAACAAGCACGGCATCTTCGATCCCGTGGGCGAATCGAGCACCAGCAACTCCTCCAGTCaccacaataacaacaacaacagcatcaccagcagtaacaacaataacagtgGTCACCCCAATCCCAGCATGAGTTCCATGAGTCAAATGTTCCAGCTGCAGCGGGAGGCCCAAGTGGCGAAGCAGGATCCCACACCAGCTGGCGGAGCATCGAATCCCGTGGCCTCAGTGCACTGCGACATCTGTTCCAAGCGTTTCACCAACATATTCGCCATGCGTCGCCACCGCGCCAAGCAGCATGAGGCTCCACCAGCTGCCCAAGTTTCACCCAACTCCCAGGCACCCatgcaatcgcaatcgcacaGGGGAAGTCCCAACGAGCCACCACAGCCGACTATAAAGCAGGAAATGTCACAGGAAGCGGAGATCAAGCCCTATCAATTGCCCGAGGGTTTCCGCGAGGACTTCACcctggagcaggaggagctgagCTTTGTGCCGCCGCCACGAAAGTTGCCCTcccatctgcagcagcaggcgaagGATTCGAACTTCAATCCGGACAAGCTTCGTCGCCTAGGCGTCCAGTTCCCCGACTTCTTCTGCGAGCTCTGCTACCGCGAGTATGCCAATCGGTACTTCCTACGCACTCACAAGTGGAAGCGCCACGGTCTGTTTGTGCCACCCGAAGACTTGGCACCACAGCCAGGGGGCAAGGAGGAAGCCCAGATGGCGAGTGCTTGGCCCTTTATGCCACTCAATCTGATGCTGGCCaaggcagcggcagccacaATGgatcagcaggagcaggagcgcgagccggaagcggaaacggagTCAGAACAGCCCAGCAAGAGGATCAAGTTGGAGCAGGGACAGACACCGCCGGAGGGATACGACGAGGATAAGCTGAATGGATCGGTGGTGGGCTTGCAGAATCTTCAGAAGCTGCAGTCCATGCTGCAGCAACTGAACGACATCAATGGCAAACGCCCGCTACCCTGTCATCTGTGTGGCCTGGAGCAGGAGAACCAGTATACCTTGAGGGCTCACTTGATGACCGAGCATGCTGGCCAGATGCAACTGCCCATGCCCATACCGATTCCACTGCCCGATCAGCAGGCCCCACATCCCATGGCCAGTCTGTACCATGCCCAGGGAAATCCGCAAACTCCGCCGGCCCCAGGAGCCAGATCCCCGCCAGGTTGTGATCTGCGCTGCCAGCAGTGTGATCGTGACTTTGCCACACCCCAGGAATTCAAGCAACATATCGCCGAGGTGCACTTGGGCAGGAACGGAGGGCTGAGCGGAAGTCCCCTGCGCGAGGGTTTCTTCACACCCGAGCGCCCAGTGGCGCCGTCAGCGGGCGGACCCGGAACCCCAGCCGCTCCCGCTGGAAATCGTCCACCCTATACCCTAACACCCACGAGCAGCTACTGTGAGATTTGCAACAAGGAGCTGTGCAACAAGTACTTCATGAAGACGCACATGCAGCGGATGCACGGCATCGAGATTGAGAATGGCGCCCAGATCGGTGGCGTGGTGTGCAACATATGCAACAAGGAGCTGTGCAGCAAGTACTTCCTGCGCGTGCACAAGCACAACACCCATGGCATCATCGAGGAGGGATCCCCACTGCCACAGCCGAGGGGTCAGAATGGAGTCAAGCTGGAcgcagccgccgcagcagccgcatcagcaTCACAGCCATCGCAAgcgcagcaggatcaggacctCAATGTCTCCCCACCCACAGTGGAGGGCAGTGGCGGCAGTTCATCCAACTCTGCCCACGAGGTGTGCCCACTCTGCTCTCGCCAATTCCGCAGCTTCAAGTGGCTGCGATCGCATCTGATGAACGAACACGGAACCGCCGGCGTGGAACGCCTCCGGGAAATGGAAACTACCCAATCCTCGACGCGCAGCAAGCCCAACAGTCCCACGCTCAAGATTCCCAACGGAAGTGGCAGCAACCCAGGAGCAGCGGGTGCCGGAGCCGGAAACACCGCTCCCAATCTCGCCCAGGCCCTGCAAAATCTCAATGCCCAGCACCtctttggccaaatgcaacagcagcagatgcCCAAGATGCCGCCACTTCCATTGCCCGGAATGTTTGGCGAACAGGCGGCCAGGTTCAAGGAGTACCAGTGCTCACTGTGCCCCTTCACCACGCCCTACTACGCCTTCTTGTTCATCCACGAGCGATCGCATGCTCTGCTCAACAACGGCGGTGAGGGCATGGAGTTGCCCATGGAGACGCCGCCACCACAACCCACTAGAAGTTCGGGTAAATCGCGCAGCAAGTCCAACAAATCCGTGGTGGCACCTCCTCCTAGCAAGTCCGAGGAAACAGAGCCCCTTCTGGAGCCCACCAATCTCAGCACCTCAGCACCGAAGGTCGCATCTCGTTCCCCCTCAACTGGGGCAGGATCTCCTCCCGCCTCCTCTCCAAAGGCAACCAGCTCAACTTCGCCCAAGATTCAACGCCGTCGATCCACCTCCAAGCCCCCAACGACGCCAAATGCATTGGGCAGTACAACTGGCGTCCATCGGTCGGCGGCCACCTCGCCCTTTGAGGGCTGCGGGGATTTGGCCAACGGCACTGGCAAGCCGGCCAGCTACGCCCAGCCGGATGGGGCAGAGGAAGCATATCAGATGCAGGCCTTCCACCTGCAGCCCGCCGACGCGGACTCCGAGATGCAGTTCGCACCTGCCCTGGTGTACCTGCCCGTCCGCGTTCGCGCTTCGGAGTCGGCCACGCTCAGCTTCCGGCTAACACCTGCCTAA
- the LOC122615932 gene encoding cell surface glycoprotein 1: protein MSSSKAKKSSKGDQIPKPISIKKEKIEEDRKLQPISHYIDDRLELVKQIFGTLKPKTIMNLAPEFLKKTPLDEIEELCLEELLCLSTKRLKSIIENTKCPTDTESSEDSDVEHKEEHISLEEISSDSDIGGQESRKSKKKLRSKKTSNGNENKESGGQMSVLELLELQARARAIRSQLAMEPITKIEVKSDDDNDEVPAGKVQRKEKEKRSTKKKDSGKRKPQESATATSLSQPDISSKEQQAPRKRIKIKRNYRQTSRSPEKEGPPPTSAPSPKTLVSGNDLNKLPRSKSRSASPDVIPIQTEPETLLISDSTDDEATKKKTIETTKQVETDPPAPVVESEPEEGEVRDEPEEPTKADKPAKPEEPTESEASAISKELESNKPEESDKSNTLDKTVDKEQPLEEAASEPKKPIASEPTALDDEDQNDDVISIGGDLEMIEEMTKDDHSPPVSIKSEKKEKMHDPEELDNDVISLDTSEDERDKLQQPDSESWRSRYMKSSKVSQVLAESRLGKRVRDKLKKSKRSKATASEEQAKVEKPDSFTSKHEDGSIEQYQELLQHRQRKTSSSSKGDK, encoded by the exons ATGAGTAGCTCAAAAGCGAAAAAGTCCAGCAAGGGCGACCAAATCCCAAAACCAATTAGCATTAAGAAGGAGAAGATCGAGGAGGACCGGAAGCTGCAACCGATTTCCCACTACATAGACGACCGACTGGAACTGGTGAAACAGATTTTTGGGACTTTAAAACCGAAAACTATTATGAACCTGGCTCCAGAGTTCCTAAAG AAAACGCCCCTGGACGAAATCGAAGAACTTTGCCTGGAGGAGCTACTCTGTTTGTCTACGAAGCGCCTAAAATCCATAatagaaaacacaaaatgtcCCACGGACACAGAGAGCTCCGAAGATTCTGATGTAGAGCACAAAGAAG AACACATCTCGCTAGAGGAGATTTCGTCCGACAGCGACATCGGAGGTCAGGAATCGCGAAAAT CTAAGAAAAAGCTTAGATCCAAAAAAACGAGCAATGGGAATGAAAACAAAGAGT CGGGCGGTCAAATGAGCGTGCTGGAACTATTGGAACTTCAGGCACGAGCCAGGGCCATCCGCTCCCAGCTGGCAATGGAGCCAATCACCAAAATAGAGGTCAAGTCGGATGATGATAATGACGAGGTACCAGCGGGAAAAGTTcagcgaaaagaaaaagaaaagcgcagcacaaaaaaaaaggattctGGCAAGCGGAAACCGCAGGAATCAGCTACTGCAACATCTCTTTCCCAGCCAGATATCAGCAGCAAGGAGCAGCAAGCTCCGAGAAAAAGAATCAAGATTAAGAGAAACTATCGGCAGACTTCAAGGTCGCCAGAGAAGGAAGGTCCACCACCAACATCTGCTCCTTCTCCTAAAACATTGGTTTCGGGTAACGATTTAAACAAACTGCCCCGTTCCAAATCACGTTCGGCCTCACCAGATGTGATACCCATACAAACGGAGCCTGAAACACTGCTGATCAGCGACAGCACGGATGATGAGGCCACAAAAAAGAAGACAATTGAAACGACTAAGCAAGTCGAAACGGACCCACCAGCCCCAGTCGTTGAAAGCGAGCCAGAGGAGGGAGAAGTGCGCGATGAACCTGAAGAGCCAACCAAGGCAGATAAGCCAGCCAAGCCAGAAGAGCCTACCGAGTCAGAAGCATCAGCTATATCGAAAGAACTGGAAAGTAATAAGCCAGAGGAATCAGATAAATCTAATACGCTCGATAAAACAGTTGATAAGGAACAGCCCTTGGAAGAAGCTGCCTCAGAGCCTAAGAAGCCGATTGCATCCGAACCAACTGCCCTTGACGACGAAGATCAAAACGACGATGTCATTTCAATAGGTGGTGATCTAGAAATGATTGAGGAAATGACGAAGGATGACCATTCACCTCCAGTGAGCATCAAAAGtgagaagaaggagaagatgCACGATCCTGAGGAACTGGACAACGATGTCATATCCCTGGACACAAGCGAGGACGAACGCGACAAACTTCAACAGCCAGACTCCGag tcCTGGCGCTCACGCTACATGAAGAGCTCCAAGGTCAGCCAGGTGCTGGCCGAATCGCGTTTGGGAAAACGCGTCCGCGACAAACTCAAGAAATCAAAACGTAGCAAAGCCACCGCCAGCGAGGAGCAGGCCAAGGTCGAAAAGCCGGATTCATTTACTTCCAAGCATGAAGACGGATCTATTGAGCAATACCAGGAGCTTCTGCAGCACCGACAGCGTAAAACatcaagcagcagcaaagggGATAAATAA
- the LOC122615931 gene encoding uncharacterized protein LOC122615931 produces MPINQKEVTPQLDSQTGEDQGEEEEQPEDENRLEKFTVRLNGQHDLEQRLKDFKAACEAHEKHARRRKRKRYYHLGLVAKLVTETTHDELRRMLENGTYTFHVDAVANKPDELKAILDTMNIAISAHSVERELRLTTGLALEINGECCRVGRLRNNCTVMLARGGVVTLTTDESYRYKGFKEIAFVINLRCYLASVQLGDIVLIGREVRGRVVKTLREALTVMIIDAGLVASYDFIELPRQCHALDPELYPDLYMKDLEMAASMNANYVVLPKIRCKSFLRAVRQTLNSDFNMKLIGMIDFEYVRSNMLDLLGIIKLVDYIWIPDMFNVNCCVYNYIMEDVLPISQCQKKPVIGTVPLERCSDFKRFELHDFLWKVDAIHIQKSPWCNKYPLIVKKLMPIKDYRVGAVQNKMVLKSILTSYQTIVNFIIRTISSIECQAIFLFTTCETASVALSRIEIYCPVYVMMPLEETDDAETITCKVELARALHLRRNMHPVLYTKDLNECNYTPIEFGVDFMRKKGCLEVGDFVVTLEVGKEDSDNVVIGVGEDVCILRAFYVSPLFACEKFKYGG; encoded by the coding sequence ATGCCGATCAACCAGAAAGAGGTAACGCCGCAACTAGACAGCCAGACGGGTGAGGATCAGggtgaggaggaggagcagccagaGGACGAGAATCGCCTGGAGAAGTTCACGGTGCGGCTTAATGGACAACATGACCTGGAGCAGCGTTTAAAGGATTTCAAAGCGGCATGTGAGGCTCACGAGAAGCATGCCAGACGGCGGAAGCGGAAGCGATACTACCATTTGGGTCTTGTAGCCAAGCTGGTGACGGAAACCACTCACGACGAGCTGAGACGTATGCTGGAAAATGGAACCTACACCTTTCACGTCGATGCGGTGGCCAATAAGCCCGATGAACTAAAAGCCATTTTGGACACTATGAACATTGCCATTTCGGCGCATTCTGTAGAGAGGGAACTACGTCTGACCACTGGCCTGGCTCTGGAGATTAACGGCGAGTGCTGTCGCGTTGGCAGACTGAGGAACAACTGCACCGTGATGCTGGCACGAGGTGGAGTCGTCACACTCACCACGGATGAATCTTACCGCTACAAAGGCTTTAAGGAAATAGCATTCGTGATCAATCTGCGTTGTTATCTCGCATCCGTTCAGTTGGGCGATATTGTGCTGATCGGACGTGAAGTTAGGGGTAGGGTGGTGAAGACCCTGCGAGAAGCGCTAACCGTGATGATCATAGATGCCGGTCTGGTAGCTTCCTACGACTTTATAGAGCTTCCTAGACAGTGCCACGCTCTGGACCCGGAGCTATATCCCGATCTCTACATGAAGGACCTTGAGATGGCCGCGTCTATGAATGCCAACTACGTGGTTCTGCCCAAAATACGTTGCAAGAGCTTCCTTCGTGCCGTGCGGCAGACCTTAAACTCGGATTTTAACATGAAGTTGATCGGAATGATAGATTTTGAGTATGTGCGGAGCAACATGCTGGATCTGCTAGGCATCATAAAGCTGGTGGACTACATTTGGATACCGGACATGTTCAACGTAAACTGTTGCGTCTATAACTACATTATGGAGGACGTGCTTCCCATTTCGCAGTGCCAGAAGAAGCCAGTAATTGGCACGGTTCCGCTGGAGCGTTGCAGTGATTTTAAGCGATTTGAGTTGCACGATTTCCTTTGGAAGGTCGACGCCATTCACATCCAAAAAAGTCCATGGTGCAACAAATATCCGCTGATCGTCAAAAAGCTGATGCCCATTAAAGATTATCGAGTTGGCGCGGTCCAGAATAAGATGGTACTAAAGAGCATCTTAACCTCGTACCAGACGATAGTGAATTTTATCATTCGCACAATAAGCTCGATTGAGTGCCAGGCCATCTTTTTGTTCACCACTTGCGAGACCGCCAGCGTGGCCCTTTCGCGCATTGAGATTTATTGCCCAGTGTATGTTATGATGCCGCTGGAGGAGACAGATGATGCGGAAACCATTACCTGCAAGGTGGAACTGGCTCGTGCGCTTCATTTGCGCCGCAACATGCACCCGGTTCTCTACACCAAGGATCTCAACGAGTGCAACTATACTCCTATTGAGTTTGGAGTGGACTTTATGAGGAAGAAGGGCTGCTTGGAGGTTGGAGACTTTGTAGTTACTCTGGAGGTGGGCAAGGAGGATTCGGATAACGTGGTTATCGGCGTAGGAGAGGATGTCTGTATCCTGCGGGCATTCTACGTGTCGCCACTCTTTGCCTGCGAGAAGTTCAAGTACGGTGGCTAA
- the LOC122615972 gene encoding UDP-sugar transporter UST74c, with the protein MSVSRGGNTTLDLQPLLESDDGSREQEEKMGGSGGASLLNGSGSKELSHREREDSALFVKKIGSALFYGLSSFMITVVNKTVLTSYHFPSFLFLSLGQLTASIVVLGVGKRLKLVNFPPLQRNTFSKIFPLPLIFLGNMMFGLGGTKTLSLPMFAALRRFSILMTMLLELKILGLRPSNAVQVSVYAMIGGALLAASDDLSFNMRGYIYVMITNALTASNGVYVKKKLDTSEIGKYGLMYYNSLFMFLPALALNYVTGDLDQALNFGQWNDSVFVLQFLLSCVMGFILSYSTIVCTQFNSALTTTIVGCLKNICVTYLGMFIGGDYVFSWLNCIGINISVLASLLYTYVTFRRKRAPDKQDHLPSTRGENV; encoded by the coding sequence ATGAGTGTCTCGCGCGGCGGCAACACAACGCTGGACCTGCAGCCGCTCCTGGAGAGCGATGACGGAAGCagggagcaggaggagaagaTGGGCGGATCGGGTGGGGCATCGCTGCTCAATGGATCCGGTTCGAAGGAGCTGAGCCACCGGGAACGCGAGGACTCGGCGTTGTTTGTCAAGAAGATCGGAAGCGCTTTATTCTATGGCTTGTCCTCCTTCATGATCACGGTGGTAAACAAGACGGTGCTGACCTCCTACCACTTCCCCTCGTTTCTGTTCCTCAGCCTCGGCCAACTTACTGCTAGCATTGTGGTCCTGGGCGTTGGAAAGCGCCTGAAATTGGTGAACTTTCCACCTCTGCAGAGAAATACTTTCTCAAAGATatttccactgccactgatATTTCTGGGAAACATGATGTTCGGACTGGGCGGCACAAAGACCCTGAGTCTGCCCATGTTCGCGGCCCTACGACGCTTCTCCATCCTGATGACCATGCTGCTGGAGCTCAAGATTCTGGGCCTGCGACCATCTAATGCGGTTCAGGTCAGCGTGTACGCCATGATTGGTGGAGCCCTGCTGGCGGCCTCTGATGATTTGTCGTTCAACATGAGGGGATACATCTATGTGATGATCACCAACGCCTTGACCGCCTCGAATGGCGTGTATGTGAAAAAGAAACTCGACACCTCGGAGATCGGAAAGTACGGCCTGATGTACTACAACTCGCTGTTTATGTTTCTGCCTGCGCTGGCCCTCAACTATGTTACAGGGGATCTGGATCAGGCGCTGAACTTCGGACAATGGAATGACTCAGTGTTTGTGCTGCAGTTCCTGCTCAGTTGCGTTATGGGTTTCATCCTGTCGTACAGCACCATAGTGTGCACGCAGTTCAACTCGGCGCTGACCACCACCATTGTAGGCTGCCTGAAAAACATATGCGTAACCTATCTGGGCATGTTCATTGGCGGCGACTATGTCTTCTCGTGGCTCAACTGTATCGGGATCAACATTAGCGTACTGGCTAGTCTGCTGTACACGTACGTCACTTTTCGGCGGAAGCGAGCGCCCGATAAGCAAGACCACTTGCCCAGCACCCGCGGCGAGAATGTCTAG